The following coding sequences are from one Ammospiza caudacuta isolate bAmmCau1 chromosome 10, bAmmCau1.pri, whole genome shotgun sequence window:
- the FAN1 gene encoding fanconi-associated nuclease 1 translates to MAEARSSGIKRSQTSLSLSKSKKKKETTKKVEVTGTPSTPSASSSITSFFNNVPPAKVSCPMCGQLVPRYGINKHIDETCQRNRGEIGAIDATLTSFRNKNPPAANLSNNSSSYFSKNVINLEASPSKSNLLKGGGSAAQQTSPYFSNHSSVLSVNSESQARTVRTVSLGSLSAKLSRRRCLQGGKQVLYEEINSSPPAVLSACGRAAAHDDDDGDESDAGQSSQKENQPSQRGHQEHFSKREPEFQNEINKCNQEDLVDMVQVQLLADNSKDKRFPSGTRSIKAESSSEGGILSPDRCEISLAIHTSAELTSNLDIETQPHTEVTPSKTEVNSGTENCFGRDDAEVLPVEVLEDFENDMNHPLLETVEKSESQDSTGDILDKIDEVLSVPSSPGHPYYLQNFLVVLRAVLQNEDDIRLFNEQDLNIITKFYKLSVGGQKLYVRLFQRKLNWLKVNKIEYGEISVDLSPIIEELAEARFLQTESELEDLCEGLDLLSAPELKTLAKIFHLPNPNGQKQQLVDDFLKLSKQRSIFSRSQAGIGTVILKRVKELAGRCVRVCREARAVFSRMLLLFALPESLEEEEAGSAGQGLLSTVLRANMGHMVFPSYTVNRKTQVFQDREDLIRFATAVHLSNDIATAMVNGNWEEANNLYLYAKETWNGLKNHPSLSYHRTLPDYLRRFTVGWVYTRILSQGVEILQRLHKYKEAVQQLQSLLAQDVYCTDSRGRWWDRLALNLHQHLKNTKKAIGCIRRGLADAAVRTGHRLALCQRALRIRDSPSCRQLQGLLQDLPLLTVHDVAHVTISGKMCPQTRMGKSVFLMEDIGDGEGGQDCSVSTVMCSVEELALTHYRRNGFDQGIHGEGSTFITLYGILMWDIIFMDDIPDVFRNSYQTSPLDLYTDSFYENRRAVIEARLQQLHTASSETLAELVADVWSTQEGKAAALVNWGRFTSLQQVQSLVSCLGGRFLSGVFQRLSRDLRHCRGGLPDLLVWRSHSQHFKLVEVKGPNDRLSPKQVLWLSELHKLGAAVEVCHVQDVGGKSKRLS, encoded by the exons ATGGCAGAAGCTAGGTCTTCAGGAATCAAAAGATCCCAAACAAGTTTGTCACTCAGTAAAagtaagaagaaaaaggaaacaactAAAAAAGTGGAAGTTACGGGAACGCCATCTACACCTTCAGCATCATCCTCTATTACTTCCTTTTTTAACAATGTTCCCCCTGCCAAAGTTAGCTGTCCCATGTGTGGGCAATTGGTGCCAAGATACGGAATAAATAAGCACATTGATGAAACATGTCAGAGAAACCGTGGTGAGATTGGTGCCATTGATGCTACACTGACTTCTTTTAGGAATAAGAATCCCCCAGCTGCAAATCTGAGCAATAATTCCAGctcatatttttcaaaaaacgTCATAAATCTAGAAGCAAGTCCTTCCAAAAGTAATTTATTGAAAGGAGGAGGGAGTGCAGCCCAACAGACTAGTCCTTATTTCAGCAATCATAGTTCAGTGTTGAGTGTGAACAGTGAATCCCAGGCCAGAACAGTTAGAACAGTCTCCTTGGGAAGCTTGTCTGCCAAGCTGTCCAGGAGacgctgcctgcagggaggaaaGCAGGTCCTGTATGAAGAGATCAACTCTTCACCTCCAGCTGTTCTCAGTGCCTGTGGAAGGGCTGCAGCccatgatgatgatgatggggATGAGAGTGATGCTGGGCAGAGttctcagaaagaaaatcaaCCTTCTCAGAGAGGGCACCAGGAACATTTTTCAAAGAGGGAACCCGagtttcaaaatgaaataaacaaaTGTAATCAAGAAGACCTTGTGGACATGGTTCAAGTGCAATTATTGGCTGATAACAGTAAGGACAAAAGGTTCCCATCTGGTACAAGGAGCATcaaagcagagagcagctctgaaggTGGGATACTTAGTCCTGATAGATGTGAAATATCTCTGGCCATCCACACTTCAGCAGAGCTGACCAGTAATTTGGACATTGAGACTCAGCCTCACACTGAGGTTACTCCTTCAAAGACAGAAGTGAACAGTGGGACAGAAAATTGCTTTGGCAGGGATGATGCAGAGGTACTTCCTGTGGAAGTTCTTGAAGACTTTGAGAATGACATGAACCATCCTCTGTTAGAAACTGTGGAAAAGTCAGAATCTCAGGATTCCACTGGGGACATTCTAGACAAAATAGATGAGGtcctctctgtgcccagctctcctggtcACCCCTACTACCTCCAGAACTTTCTAGTAGTGCTGCGAGCAGTATTGCAGAATGAAGATGATATCAGACTATTTAATGAACAAGATTTGAACATTATAACCAAGTTCTACAAATTATCAg TTGGTGGGCAGAAGTTGTATGTGAGACTTTTTCAACGCAAGCTGAACTGGTTAAAGGTGAACAAAATAGAGTATGGGGAGATAAGTGTGGATTTGTCACCAATCATTGAAGAGCTGGCTGAAGCCAGATTCCTACAAACAG AATCTGAATTGGAAGACCTGTGTGAAGGGTTGGATTTgctttcagcccctgagctaAAAACACTGGCAAAAATCTTTCACTTGCCAAACCCAAATGGTCAGAAACAGCAACTCGTGGATGATTTTCTGAAGTTGTCAAAGCAGCGTTCCATCTTCAGCAGGAGTCAGGCTGGTATTGGGACAGTGATTTTGAAGAG GGTGAAGGAGCTGGCTGGAAGATGTGTCAGGGTGTGCAGGGAGGCTCGGGCTGTCTTTTCCcgaatgctgctgctgtttgcactgCCCGAGtcgctggaggaggaggaggctggcagtgctggtcaGGGCCTGCTCTCCACAGTCCTCAGGGCAAACATGGGGCACATGGTGTTCCCCAGTTACACTGTAAACAGGAAAACACAGGTCTTCCAGGACAGAGAGGATCTCATCAG GTTTGCAACTGCTGTTCATCTGTCAAATGATATAGCCACTGCAATGGTAAATGGGAACTGGGAAGAAGCCAATAATCTCTATTTGTATGCTAAAGAAACCTGGAATGGACTGAAGAATCACCCCTCTTTGAG CTATCACAGAACTTTACCTGATTACCTGCGGCGTTTCACAGTTGGCTGGGTGTACACAAGAATCCTTTCTCAAGGAGTTGAAATTCTGCAGAGACTTCACAAGTATAAG gaagcagtgcagcagctgcagagcctccTGGCCCAGGATGTGTATTGTACTGACAGCAGAGGGAGATGGTGGGATCGGCTGGCTCTGAACTTACATCAGCACTTGAAAAACACTAAGAAG GCCATCGGCTGCATCCGGAGGGGGCTGGCGGACGCGGCCGTGCGCACCGGGCACCGCCTGGCGCTGTGCCAGCGCGCCCTGCGCATCCGCGACtcccccagctgcaggcagctgcaggggctgctgcaggacctgCCCCTCCTCACCGTGCACGACGTCGCTCAC GTTACAATCAGTGGAAAGATGTGTCCTCAGACAAGAATGGGAAAATCTGTGTTCCTCATGGAGGATATTGGTGATGGAGAAGGAGGCCAGGACTGCAGTGTATCCACAGTCATGTGCTCAGTTGAGGAGCTGGCATTAACTCATTACAGGAGGAATGGCTTCGATCAGG GTATTCATGGGGAAGGCTCAACGTTCATTACATTGTATGGGATTCTGATGTGGGATATCATTTTCATGGATGACATACCTGACGTGTTCAGAAATTCCTATCAG ACATCCCCCCTGGATTTATACACTGACAGCTTCTATGAGAACAGGAGGGCTGTCATCGAGgccaggctccagcagctccacacagcTTCCTCAGAGACGCTGGCAGAGCTGGTTGCTGACGTCTGGAGCActcaggagggaaaagcagcagccctggTTAACTGGGGACGTTTTACTTCCCTCCAGCAAGTCCAG AGCCTGGTGTCCTGCCTTGGAGGGAGGTTCCTGAGTGGTGTTTTCCAGCGGCTTTCCAGGGACCTGCGGCACTGCCGGGGCGGCCTGCCCGACCTGCTCGTGTGGCGCTCCCACAGCCAGCACTTCAAG
- the MPHOSPH10 gene encoding U3 small nucleolar ribonucleoprotein protein MPP10, giving the protein MAAVPALPGLQGIQTCLRVAGAAAARPERFLSVQDGLAADFRAMTKTLYDLNKGSNIVRGGPLKELVIENFDEEQIWQQLELQNNAVLNFFKKSIARDAEDEDLCLLSDQEEDGSGAETSSDKELEDNIMEAETEQMNVYTKDKDKTKAKEKQSKLRESIMQKDSDEDSDIDFDIEALEQQAKTAKETTLRKKGRKSIVDDKFFKLAEMEAFLEHAEKEDKEEEEDDDINYFEDIISDDEEDSEEAKVKPIKSSRDMTYKDFFDPVDDDDGDDDDLVANDAEEDQEEEADSAIEEQNEESMSEFEDMDEMVEHMRSEEASKKVTFSLPDDSETEDVTEAQLEKDISPSEIKSSFEKRQEKMSKKIKSLEEALLEEKPWQLKGEVTGQKRPENSLLEETVLFDHAVRMAPVITEETTFQLEDLIKQRILDEAWDDVVPKEKPKEEAFEYKKRISLDHEKSKLSLAEIYEQEYMKLHQQKNEEEENPEHKEIQEMMDSLFQKLDALCNFHFTPKPPVPEVKIVSNLPAISMEEVAPVAVSDAALLAPEEIKEKNKAGDVKTDAEKTPTDKKRELRRKKLRKRMKRKEREKRQKLLEKMKPEQGTKLSKKAAAAKLKRLTKEGKASLLKDEGKDKALKSSQAFFSQLQDQVRMQIKDASKLKKKQKKEKAISVHKLKL; this is encoded by the exons ATGGCGGCGGTGCCGGCGCTGCCGGGGCTCCAGGGCATCCAGACGTGCCTCAGGGTggccggagcggccgcggcGCGCCCCGAGCGCTTCCTCAG TGTGCAGGATGGGCTGGCTGCCGACTTTAGAGCAATGACGAAGACTCTCTACGATTTGAATAAAGGAAGTAACATTGTTCGTGGGGGCCCTCTAAAAGAGCTGGTAATAGAAAATTTTGATGAAGAACAGATTTGGCAGCAACTAGAGCTCCAGAACAATGCAGTTCTCAATTTCTTCAAGAAATCCATTGCAAGGGATGCCGAGGATGAAGATCTTTGCCTTCTCTCAGACCAGGAAGAGGATGGCTCTGGTGCAGAGACCAGCAGTGACAAGGAGTTGGAAGACAACATAATGGAAGCAGAAACTGAACAGATGAATGTTTATACTAAAGATAAAGATAAAACTAAAgctaaagaaaagcaaagtaaaCTCAGAGAAAGCATAATGCAGAAAGACAGTGATGAGGATTCTGATATTGACTTTGATATTGAAGCTCTGGAGCAACAAGCTAAAACAGCCAAGGAAACCACACTGagaaagaagggaaggaaatctATAGTGGATGACAAGTTTTTCAAGCTAGCTGAGATGGAAGCTTTTTTAGAACATGCAGAGAAGGAAgacaaggaagaagaagaagatgatgaCATTAATTATTTTGAAGACATCATCTCAGATGATGAGGAAGACTCTGAAGAAGCTAAAGTCAAA CCAATTAAAAGTTCCAGAGATATGACATACAAAGATTTCTTTGATCCagttgatgatgatgatggtgatgatgatgatttaGTAGCTAATGATGCTGAAGAGGATCAGGAAGAGGAAGCAGACAGTGCCATTGAAGAGCAAAATGAAGAAAGTATGTCTGA GTTTGAGGATATGGATGAAATGGTGGAGCACATGAGAAGTGAAGAAGCTTCTAAAAAAGTAACTTTCAGTTTGCCAGATGACAGTGAAACAGAAGATGTAACTGAAGCACAATTAGAGAAGGACATCAGTCCCAGTGAAATAAAGTCCTCATTTGAGAAGAGACAGGAAAAG AtgagcaaaaaaataaaaagcttggAAGAAGCACTGTTAGAGGAGAAGCCTTGGCAGCTGAAAGGAGAAGTGACTGGGCAGAAGCGCCCTGAAAACAGCCTTTTGGAAGAAACAGTGCTCTTTGACCATGCAGTGAGAATGG CACCTGTGATCACAGAAGAAACGACTTTTCAGCTTGAAGATCTCATTAAGCAGAGAATATTGGATGAG GCATGGGATGATGTAGTACCAAAAGAGAAACCCAAAGAGGAAGCTTTTGAGTACAAGAAGCGAATCAGTTTGGATCATGAAAAGAGTAAACTGAGTCTGGCTGAAATCTACGAGCAAGAATACATGAAACTTCACCAG CAAAAgaatgaagaggaagaaaatcctGAACACAAAGAAATTCAGGAAATGATGGATTCACTCTTCCAGAAGCTGGATGCACTTTGTAATTTCCACTTCACACCCAAACCA CCGGTGCCAGAAGTTAAAATCGTGTCCAACCTTCCAGCTATAAGTATGGAAGAAGTAGCACCAGTTGCTGTTAGTGATGCTGCTCTCTTAGCACCAGAGGAGATCAAG GAAAAGAACAAAGCTGGTGATGTAAAAACTGATGCAGAAAAGACTCCCACAGACAAAAAACGAGaactgagaaggaaaaagctcCGCAAACGTATGAAGcgaaaggaaagggagaaacgTCAGAAGCTTCTGGAAAAGATGAAACCAGAACAAGGCACAAAACTCAGCaaaaaagctgctgcagcaaaattaaaaaggcTTACCAAAGAAGGCAAAGCATCTCTGCTCAAG GATGAAGGTAAAGACAAGGCCTTGAAATCATCCCAGGCCTTCTTTTCTCAGCTACAAGATCAAGTGAGAATGCAAATCAAAGATGccagcaaattaaaaaagaaacagaagaaggagaaagcaaTCTCTGTTCATAAATTAAAGTTGTAA